ATCAATCTGGGCGGCCACGACGCCTACGTGCACAAGCTCCACGGCATGCTCGAGGCATGCCGCGCCGCGGTCGCCGTGGCCTCCGAGAGCTTCCAGGGGTTTCTCGAGGAAGCCGTGCGCGGCCTCGACGTGGTGATGTGGGGCGAGCCCGCCGCGTTCGAAGCGCTGCCTTCGCAGGCCAAGCCGCTCACGCCCATCGGGCCGGACGAGATCGCCTACCTGCAGTTCACCTCGGGCAGCACCGGTACGCCGAAGGCCGCCGTGATCACCGAGCGCGCCCTGATGGCGAACCTGCGCGGATCGATCGACCACGGCCTCGCGCTGCGTGAGGACGACCGCTTCGTGTCGTGGCTGCCGTTCTATCACGACATGGGCCTGGTCGGCTGCCTGCTCACCGTGCTCGGCGCCCAGCGTTCCATCGATTACCTCGACACGCGCGAATTCGCGATGCGTCCCCGCCGCTGGCTGGAACTGATGAGCGAATCGAAGGCGACCGTCGCCTACAGCCCGCCTTTCGGCTACGACATGTGCGCGCGTCGCGTCCGTCCCGGCGACATCGCCTCGTACGACCTCTCGCGCTGGCGCGTCGCCGGCGTCGGTGCCGAGCCCATCCTTCCGTCCGTGCTGAACCATTTCGCCGAGATGCTCGCTCCGGCGGGTTTCGACGCGCGCGCCTTCGTGCCGTCCTATGGCATGGCCGAGGCCTCGCTGGCGGTCAGCTTCGCGCCGCTGGACCACGGCATGGTGGTCGACTGGATCGACCCGACCGACCTCGCCGATCGCCTGCTCGCCACCCCGGTGGCCGAGGGCCAAGGCACCGGATTCGTGCGTTGTGGCGGCGTCATCGCGGGGCATGATCTGGAAATCCGCGACGACGCGGGCCGCGTGCTGCCCGAGCGCCACGTGGGCCGCATCCTGGTTCGCGGGCCGAGCCTGATGTCGGCGTATTTCGAGCAGCCGCAGCTGACCGCCGACGTCCTG
This window of the Luteibacter aegosomatis genome carries:
- a CDS encoding fatty acyl-AMP ligase; this translates as MSEALDYAATGITGANFHAGGKLVAAVPYRLLRTQAMALARRLLSLDLPRGACVAIVAETTPDFLRFFFACQYAGLVPVALPSAINLGGHDAYVHKLHGMLEACRAAVAVASESFQGFLEEAVRGLDVVMWGEPAAFEALPSQAKPLTPIGPDEIAYLQFTSGSTGTPKAAVITERALMANLRGSIDHGLALREDDRFVSWLPFYHDMGLVGCLLTVLGAQRSIDYLDTREFAMRPRRWLELMSESKATVAYSPPFGYDMCARRVRPGDIASYDLSRWRVAGVGAEPILPSVLNHFAEMLAPAGFDARAFVPSYGMAEASLAVSFAPLDHGMVVDWIDPTDLADRLLATPVAEGQGTGFVRCGGVIAGHDLEIRDDAGRVLPERHVGRILVRGPSLMSAYFEQPQLTADVLASDGWLDTGDIGYLVDGEVVITGRHKDMIIVNGRNIWPQDIERIAERQPELRSQDASAFSVPGPTGSEMAVVVVQCASNDPTVRATLVQRIRREVLEELAVDCVIELVPRHTLPRTSSGKLSRSATRTGYLARQAQEPPLRVAASR